One Scylla paramamosain isolate STU-SP2022 chromosome 7, ASM3559412v1, whole genome shotgun sequence DNA window includes the following coding sequences:
- the LOC135102144 gene encoding uncharacterized protein LOC135102144 → MMRITNNMILPHCYQVTVQVNGYFGACFGACALTYDDATSPMLTGVSGTVGEGLQHTLTLSGTAITATQLTCTVALWGSLHSVALSMQPAGSALLPSSIIYMVPVTVVALSITEGSTGGQYPLTVIGTGFPDSDGWEAGSAIMTLGGKKCVVISGGPTKVTCTVPAGVSIKCVCVYLPSCIYLVMLYGKRVMLVLSHLHIF, encoded by the exons atgaTGAGGATAACTAATAACATGATCTTGCCTCATTGCTATCAGGTGACAGTACAAGTGAATGGTTACTTTGGTGCATGTTTTGGTGCCTGTGCCCTCACCTACGATGATGCCACCTCTCCCATGCTGACTGGCGTCTCCGGCACTGTAG GCGAGGGGCTGCAGCACACCCTCACCCTGAGTGGCACGGCCATCACTGCCACCCAGCTCACCTGCACTGTAGCACTGTGGGGCAGCTTGCATTCAGTGGCACTCAGCATGCAGCCGGCTGGCTCGGCACTGctcccctcctccatcatctACATGGTGCCAGTCACCGTGGTTGCACTCAGCATCACGGAGGGCAGCACTGGTGGACAGTATCCTCTCACTGTGATTGGCACTGGCTTCCCAGACAGTGATGGGTGGGAGGCTGGCAGTGCCATTATGACTCTGGGTGGCAAGAAGTGTGTGGTTATCTCTGGTGGACCCACAAAGGTCACCTGCACAGTGCCTGCTGGTGTGagtataaagtgtgtgtgtgtgtatttacctagttgtatttacctagttatgctttatgggaaaagagttatgcttgtgctgtcccatctccatatcttttaa